A window of the Deltaproteobacteria bacterium genome harbors these coding sequences:
- a CDS encoding Tir chaperone family protein encodes MANRSAEDYRTQIDAFVARFGDERDLQLDPLDADGVTRVQRGSAVVWIHCLAEQGVLLLLSRVMKVPSSRREDLYRRLLELSFVATGDAAFAIDANTDAVYVRALRPLDGLDYEEFETLVHTVASVADEWDDKLAAEFGEPPA; translated from the coding sequence ATGGCGAACCGGTCGGCCGAGGACTATCGCACCCAGATCGACGCGTTCGTCGCGCGGTTCGGCGACGAACGCGACCTCCAGCTCGACCCACTCGACGCCGACGGCGTCACTCGCGTCCAGCGCGGCTCCGCGGTCGTATGGATCCACTGCCTGGCCGAGCAGGGCGTCCTGCTGCTGTTGTCGCGCGTGATGAAGGTGCCGTCCTCCCGCCGCGAAGACCTGTACCGGCGACTGCTCGAGCTGTCGTTCGTCGCGACGGGAGACGCCGCGTTCGCGATCGACGCCAACACCGACGCGGTCTACGTGCGCGCGCTGCGCCCGCTCGACGGGCTCGATTACGAGGAATTCGAGACCCTGGTGCACACGGTCGCCAGCGTCGCCGACGAGTGGGACGACAAGCTGGCCGCCGAGTTCGGCGAGCCGCCCGCCTGA
- the tsaE gene encoding tRNA (adenosine(37)-N6)-threonylcarbamoyltransferase complex ATPase subunit type 1 TsaE: MTTRSPAETADVAEHLGRVAAPGTVVGLVGDLGAGKTLFVQGLARGLGVPADVRVVSPTFTLINEYGGGRLPLYHADLYRLERRDEVDDIGLDEVVRGDGVVAIEWADRFDVLGADALIVRLRTTGATERVIEVDATGPAARAVADAWADALAAAWIERA; the protein is encoded by the coding sequence ATGACGACCCGCAGCCCGGCCGAGACCGCCGACGTCGCGGAGCATCTCGGGCGCGTGGCGGCCCCCGGTACGGTCGTCGGCCTCGTCGGCGACCTCGGAGCGGGCAAGACCCTGTTCGTTCAGGGTCTCGCGCGTGGGCTCGGCGTGCCGGCGGACGTACGGGTAGTGAGCCCCACGTTCACGCTCATAAACGAATACGGCGGCGGACGCCTGCCGCTGTATCACGCGGACCTGTACCGGCTCGAACGCCGCGACGAAGTCGACGACATCGGCCTCGACGAGGTCGTGCGCGGCGACGGCGTGGTGGCCATCGAGTGGGCCGACCGGTTCGACGTGCTCGGCGCCGATGCGCTGATCGTGCGCCTTCGTACCACCGGCGCCACCGAGCGAGTGATCGAAGTGGACGCGACCGGACCGGCGGCCCGCGCGGTGGCCGATGCGTGGGCCGACGCGCTCGCGGCGGCATGGATCGAGCGCGCATGA